A section of the Flaviflexus equikiangi genome encodes:
- the rho gene encoding transcription termination factor Rho gives MSENSSAPRKALSAMRLSELQELASDMGLALDAKARRNDYISAIRNSRSSDAPARDNTEKPESRDTAEEPEAREAAPAKQDAPAQQQSGRRRETTRQSKLPALDLPIPAKAEEPAEEKELPDEKLAALEALGEAASRKAEESHRRERPRRGDNDRQARSDQDDRTENSDRDGEDEGDGRRRRNDRRRERPNRRNDRSDRNDRNDRNDRGSRNQQRNNDSDSDGSDQVRDGDVLLKVAGILDIDGNNAYLRTAGYLAGSNDAYVSQALIKRNKLRRGDAIVGAVRDLGDSSGQGQGRGNSRQRHKFNPLVQIDSVNGLSLEDLAQRPEFGKLTPLYPNEMLRMETSPKAITPRVIDLVAPIGKGQRGLIVSPPKAGKTMIMQQIANAIAVNNPDVHLMVVLVDERPEEVTDMQRMVKGEVIASTFDRPASEHTVVAELAIERAKRLVELGQDVVVLLDSITRLSRAYNLAAPASGRILSGGVDAGALYPPKRFFGAARNVENGGSLTILASALVETGSKMDEVIFEEFKGTGNMELRLSRQLADRRIFPAVDINASGTRREELLFSPEELKIVWQLRRALGTLEVGEASDFMLGRLRKSESNGEFLMTIAKSMQNAGE, from the coding sequence GTGAGCGAAAACTCCTCCGCTCCTCGCAAGGCACTCTCTGCAATGCGACTAAGCGAGCTTCAAGAGCTTGCTTCCGACATGGGCCTCGCACTCGACGCCAAGGCCCGTCGTAACGACTACATTTCAGCCATTCGTAACTCCCGGTCGTCGGACGCCCCGGCTCGCGACAACACCGAAAAGCCGGAGTCTCGCGACACTGCCGAGGAGCCTGAGGCTCGGGAGGCTGCTCCCGCGAAGCAGGACGCGCCCGCCCAGCAGCAATCGGGCCGGCGCCGCGAAACGACGCGCCAGTCGAAGCTTCCCGCACTCGATCTGCCGATCCCCGCGAAGGCTGAAGAGCCCGCCGAGGAGAAAGAGCTGCCCGACGAGAAGCTGGCCGCACTCGAAGCTCTCGGTGAAGCCGCCTCCCGCAAGGCCGAGGAATCGCATCGCCGTGAGCGTCCCCGCCGCGGCGACAACGACCGTCAGGCCCGCAGCGACCAGGACGATCGCACCGAGAACAGCGACCGTGACGGGGAGGACGAGGGCGATGGTCGCCGCAGGCGCAACGATCGCCGTCGCGAACGCCCCAACCGTCGCAACGACCGTAGTGATCGCAACGACCGGAACGACCGTAACGATCGCGGCAGCCGCAACCAGCAGCGCAACAACGACTCGGACTCGGACGGCAGCGACCAGGTGCGCGACGGCGATGTCCTGCTCAAGGTTGCCGGCATCCTCGACATCGACGGCAACAATGCCTACCTGCGCACCGCGGGTTACCTCGCGGGCTCGAATGACGCCTACGTGTCGCAGGCATTGATCAAGCGCAACAAGCTTCGCCGCGGCGATGCGATTGTGGGAGCCGTCCGTGATCTCGGAGACTCATCCGGCCAGGGGCAGGGCCGGGGCAACTCGCGTCAGCGCCACAAGTTCAACCCGCTCGTGCAGATCGATTCCGTCAACGGACTGTCGCTCGAAGACCTGGCCCAGCGCCCCGAGTTCGGCAAGCTGACGCCGCTCTACCCGAACGAGATGCTTCGGATGGAGACGTCGCCGAAGGCCATCACTCCCCGAGTGATCGACCTTGTCGCCCCCATCGGCAAGGGCCAGCGCGGCCTCATCGTGTCCCCGCCCAAGGCGGGCAAGACGATGATCATGCAGCAGATCGCCAACGCGATCGCCGTCAACAACCCCGACGTGCACCTCATGGTGGTCCTGGTCGATGAACGTCCGGAAGAAGTGACGGACATGCAGCGCATGGTCAAGGGTGAGGTCATCGCCTCCACCTTCGACCGTCCCGCCTCCGAGCACACGGTCGTTGCGGAACTCGCCATCGAGCGCGCGAAGCGCCTCGTCGAGCTCGGCCAGGACGTTGTCGTGCTGCTCGATTCGATCACGCGCCTCAGCCGCGCCTACAACCTCGCGGCTCCCGCCTCTGGACGTATCCTGTCCGGCGGTGTCGATGCTGGTGCGCTCTACCCGCCCAAGCGTTTCTTCGGTGCCGCCCGCAATGTCGAGAACGGCGGATCCTTGACGATCCTCGCGTCTGCTCTCGTCGAGACGGGTTCGAAGATGGACGAGGTGATCTTCGAAGAGTTCAAGGGCACCGGCAACATGGAGCTGCGTCTGTCCCGCCAGCTCGCCGATCGCCGCATCTTCCCCGCGGTCGACATCAACGCGTCCGGAACGCGCCGCGAAGAGCTCCTCTTCAGCCCCGAAGAGCTCAAGATCGTGTGGCAGCTGCGCCGCGCTCTGGGCACCCTCGAGGTCGGGGAAGCATCTGACTTCATGCTCGGCAGGCTTCGCAAGAGCGAATCGAATGGGGAGTTCCTCATGACGATCGCCAAGTCGATGCAGAACGCCGGAGAGTAG
- the rpmE gene encoding 50S ribosomal protein L31, translating to MKQGIHPEYFVTEVTCTCGNKFTTRSTVKSGEVRADVCSACHPFYTGKQKILDTGGRVARFEARYGKRK from the coding sequence ATGAAGCAGGGAATTCACCCTGAATACTTTGTCACCGAGGTCACCTGTACCTGTGGCAATAAGTTCACCACCCGCTCGACCGTGAAGTCCGGCGAAGTTCGTGCCGACGTCTGCTCGGCATGCCACCCGTTCTACACCGGCAAGCAGAAGATTCTGGACACCGGTGGCCGTGTTGCACGCTTCGAGGCACGCTACGGCAAGCGGAAGTAG
- the prfA gene encoding peptide chain release factor 1: protein MSQTVPEQMLAEFHQIEEQMGTPEVLSSPDKLRALGRRYSELGRVVRVYLAWVEARDDLSEAKEIVDLGGEDGALFADELPGLEKRFAELSEELKNVLIPRDPDDSRDVILEVKAGEGGDESALFAGDLLRMYQRFAENKGWQTQMLSANESDLGGYKVVQLAIKSPHPPEDPADGVWAHLKYEAGVHRVQRVPVTESQGRIHTSAAGVLVFPEVDDPGEVELDPNDLRIDVYRSSGPGGQSVNTTDSAVRITHVPTGIVVSMQDEKSQHKNRDAAMRVLRARLLAAKQEEAAAEEAAHRRSQVRTVDRSERIRTYNYPENRISDHRTGYKAYNLETVLGGELGPVIDSARELDERERMERAGE from the coding sequence ATGAGTCAGACAGTTCCCGAGCAGATGCTCGCCGAATTCCACCAGATCGAAGAGCAGATGGGCACCCCGGAGGTGCTGTCGAGCCCCGATAAGCTTCGTGCTCTGGGGCGGCGCTACTCCGAGCTCGGCCGCGTCGTCCGCGTCTATCTCGCATGGGTCGAGGCGCGTGACGATCTGTCCGAGGCGAAAGAGATCGTCGATCTCGGCGGTGAAGACGGGGCCCTGTTCGCGGATGAGCTCCCCGGCCTCGAGAAGCGCTTCGCGGAGCTTTCCGAGGAGCTGAAGAATGTGCTGATCCCGCGCGACCCCGATGACTCGCGCGACGTCATCCTCGAGGTGAAGGCAGGGGAGGGCGGTGACGAGTCCGCACTCTTCGCGGGCGATCTGCTCCGCATGTACCAGCGATTCGCGGAGAACAAGGGCTGGCAGACTCAGATGCTGTCCGCCAACGAATCAGATCTTGGCGGCTACAAGGTGGTCCAGCTGGCGATCAAGAGCCCCCACCCGCCCGAAGACCCCGCCGATGGTGTGTGGGCACACCTCAAGTATGAGGCGGGCGTGCACCGCGTTCAGCGCGTGCCCGTGACCGAATCCCAGGGCAGGATCCACACCTCCGCAGCCGGTGTGCTCGTGTTCCCCGAAGTGGACGATCCGGGCGAGGTCGAACTCGACCCCAACGATCTCCGCATCGACGTCTACCGATCGTCCGGGCCGGGCGGACAGTCCGTCAACACGACCGACTCCGCCGTCCGCATCACCCACGTGCCCACCGGCATCGTCGTCTCCATGCAGGACGAGAAGTCCCAGCACAAGAACAGGGATGCGGCGATGCGAGTGCTGCGCGCGCGACTTCTTGCCGCCAAGCAGGAGGAGGCCGCCGCTGAGGAGGCCGCACATCGACGCAGCCAGGTTCGGACCGTCGACCGTTCGGAGCGCATCCGCACCTACAACTATCCGGAGAACCGTATCTCCGACCACAGGACCGGCTACAAGGCCTACAACCTCGAGACAGTGCTCGGGGGCGAACTGGGTCCCGTCATCGACTCCGCACGCGAGCTCGATGAGCGGGAGCGCATGGAGCGCGCGGGGGAGTGA
- the thrB gene encoding homoserine kinase yields MRQVVETLRVRVPATSGNLGPGFDSLGLAHGIYDEVEATLIAGPSTVEILGEGQGELPTDDSHLIVRAMQRGFEFVGMPQAGVKMTCRNSISQSRGLGSSAAAVVAGLTLAAGFAGRPDVFGKAEVLTLATEFEGHPDNAAPAVYGGAVVSWAESGQAHAASLDLHKDLRTTLLVPHEILATSTARAALPVSVPHVDAAFNAARTALLVHALAKDLDLLHEATRDRLHQEYRSSAMPATAEVLDALRSAGWPAVVSGAGPAILVLDELDPQTCRILESRGFAVTTPGIGRGAHIID; encoded by the coding sequence ATGCGCCAGGTTGTCGAAACGCTTCGCGTCCGCGTACCCGCAACGTCCGGCAACCTCGGCCCAGGCTTCGACAGCCTGGGCCTGGCCCACGGCATCTACGACGAAGTCGAGGCGACTCTTATCGCGGGCCCGTCCACCGTCGAGATTCTCGGTGAAGGTCAGGGTGAGCTGCCGACGGACGATTCCCATCTCATCGTGCGCGCCATGCAGCGCGGCTTCGAGTTCGTCGGCATGCCGCAGGCCGGCGTCAAGATGACGTGCCGGAACAGCATCTCGCAGTCCCGCGGCCTGGGATCATCGGCCGCCGCCGTCGTCGCAGGCCTCACTCTCGCCGCGGGCTTCGCCGGGCGTCCCGATGTCTTCGGCAAGGCAGAAGTCCTGACCCTGGCAACCGAGTTCGAGGGCCATCCAGACAACGCCGCCCCTGCAGTATACGGGGGAGCGGTCGTGTCCTGGGCGGAGTCCGGTCAAGCACATGCCGCCAGTCTTGACCTCCATAAGGATCTCCGGACGACACTGCTCGTGCCGCACGAGATCCTGGCAACGTCGACGGCGCGCGCCGCGTTGCCGGTATCCGTTCCGCACGTCGATGCCGCCTTCAACGCTGCACGGACGGCACTGCTCGTCCATGCCCTCGCCAAGGATCTCGACCTGTTGCACGAGGCGACACGCGATCGCCTCCACCAGGAATACCGGTCGAGTGCGATGCCGGCAACGGCGGAGGTTTTGGACGCCCTCCGATCGGCGGGATGGCCGGCGGTCGTCTCAGGGGCGGGCCCGGCGATCCTCGTCTTGGACGAGCTGGATCCCCAAACCTGTCGCATCCTCGAATCGCGCGGCTTCGCGGTCACAACCCCCGGAATCGGTCGCGGCGCCCACATTATCGACTGA